One Sphingobacteruim zhuxiongii DNA window includes the following coding sequences:
- a CDS encoding M1 family metallopeptidase: MIRIKSLILGLTMLVTFSTTQAQLMKAKDIYTKADSLRGELTPLRTCYDIQYYHLDVKVDIDNKFISGTNLFKFTAVERFNQLQFDLFDNLSVDKVEYKGKALPFKRSYNAVFVSFPDYIEKGKLDSFTVHYSGNPIQATRAPWDGGFDWKKDSQGKPWVATACQGLGASVWWPNKDHQSDEVESMLISVAVPNGLINVSNGRLLKTEKIKGGYTKFHWKVENPINNYNIALNIGDYAHFQETYAGEKGPLAIDYYVLKENKDKIAHLKKNANETLEAFEHWFGPYPFYEDGYKLVETAHLGMEHQSAIAYGNKYKNGYLGNDGSRSGWGMKWDFIVVHESGHEWFGNNITARDLGDMWIHESFTNYSEALFIDFFYGKEASQAYVNGNRRGIQNDSPLQGPYHVNKEGSGDMYNKGGVLHNMIRTMIDNDDKWRALLRGINEKFYHKTVDYQDILSYMNEQSGIDLTKVFEQYVQKKSIPTLEIIENQPGVFMVRWISEVEDFNMPVHIFDKDGKRQLIHPSSKFKLMRFDGLTKETLKADTFNYYIGLSIQ, translated from the coding sequence ATGATTCGTATTAAATCTCTTATCCTCGGATTAACAATGCTTGTGACTTTTTCAACAACACAAGCACAGTTAATGAAAGCGAAGGACATATATACTAAAGCAGACTCCCTACGAGGTGAACTTACTCCCCTACGCACATGTTATGACATCCAGTATTACCACTTGGATGTTAAAGTAGATATTGACAATAAATTCATCTCTGGAACGAACCTATTCAAATTTACCGCAGTTGAGCGTTTTAATCAGCTCCAATTTGATTTATTTGACAACTTATCCGTTGATAAAGTTGAATATAAAGGTAAGGCTCTCCCATTTAAACGATCCTACAATGCAGTTTTTGTTAGCTTTCCCGATTATATTGAAAAGGGCAAACTAGATTCGTTCACTGTTCACTATTCAGGTAATCCGATACAGGCTACGCGTGCGCCTTGGGATGGTGGTTTTGATTGGAAAAAGGACAGTCAGGGTAAGCCATGGGTTGCTACTGCCTGCCAAGGTCTAGGCGCTAGTGTTTGGTGGCCAAATAAAGATCATCAATCTGATGAAGTTGAAAGTATGTTAATCTCAGTCGCTGTACCAAACGGATTGATAAATGTATCAAACGGTCGTTTGTTGAAGACTGAAAAAATCAAAGGTGGCTACACCAAATTTCATTGGAAGGTTGAAAATCCAATTAACAACTATAACATTGCTTTAAATATTGGAGACTATGCTCATTTTCAGGAGACCTATGCTGGCGAAAAAGGCCCTTTGGCAATTGACTACTATGTTCTGAAAGAAAACAAAGACAAGATAGCGCACCTAAAGAAAAATGCCAATGAAACGCTAGAAGCTTTTGAGCATTGGTTTGGTCCTTATCCATTTTATGAAGATGGTTATAAATTAGTCGAAACTGCTCATTTAGGCATGGAACATCAAAGCGCAATTGCTTATGGAAATAAGTACAAAAATGGCTATTTAGGAAATGATGGTTCTCGTTCAGGCTGGGGTATGAAATGGGATTTTATTGTTGTACATGAATCGGGACATGAGTGGTTTGGAAACAACATCACCGCGAGAGACCTTGGAGATATGTGGATTCATGAAAGTTTCACCAATTACTCTGAAGCCCTATTCATTGACTTTTTCTATGGAAAAGAAGCAAGTCAAGCTTACGTTAATGGGAATCGCAGAGGCATTCAGAATGACAGCCCATTACAAGGGCCTTACCATGTTAACAAGGAAGGCTCCGGTGATATGTACAACAAAGGCGGTGTTCTACATAATATGATACGCACGATGATTGACAACGACGATAAATGGAGAGCATTACTTCGTGGAATAAACGAAAAATTTTATCACAAAACGGTCGACTATCAAGATATCCTATCGTACATGAATGAACAGAGCGGAATTGACTTAACAAAAGTGTTTGAGCAATACGTTCAAAAGAAAAGTATTCCTACCTTAGAGATCATTGAAAATCAACCTGGGGTATTTATGGTTCGTTGGATTTCTGAGGTGGAGGATTTTAATATGCCGGTACATATCTTTGACAAAGATGGAAAACGACAATTGATTCATCCAAGCAGCAAGTTCAAACTTATGCGCTTCGATGGGCTTACAAAAGAAACCCTTAAGGCTGACACGTTTAACTATTACATTGGGTTAAGTATACAATAA
- a CDS encoding rod shape-determining protein MreD, with protein sequence MGKVIIFNIVRFIALIAMQVVLFKNIGYYNLATPFPYILFIFLLPIGTSNFLLYLFAFITGLTVDAFYDSIGVHAAACVALVWFRIFFCNITLDVDVQGSFETPSLGIMGNKWFFSYISIGTLIHHIVLLHVEYFSFSNYLSTLFSILLSSIFTILLIILMSLLFYKRKSRLLGN encoded by the coding sequence ATGGGTAAAGTAATTATATTTAACATCGTTCGATTTATCGCATTGATTGCGATGCAAGTTGTCTTGTTCAAAAACATTGGCTATTACAATCTCGCGACTCCATTTCCATATATCCTGTTTATCTTTTTGTTACCGATTGGGACATCAAACTTCTTACTATACCTTTTTGCATTTATCACAGGATTAACCGTGGATGCATTTTACGACTCCATTGGAGTCCATGCAGCTGCATGTGTAGCACTGGTTTGGTTTAGGATATTCTTCTGCAACATCACATTAGATGTTGATGTTCAGGGTTCTTTCGAGACACCATCGCTAGGTATAATGGGAAATAAGTGGTTTTTTTCTTATATTTCCATTGGTACGTTAATTCATCATATCGTATTGTTGCACGTGGAATATTTTAGCTTTAGCAATTACTTGAGTACATTATTCAGTATTTTGTTAAGCTCCATATTCACCATATTGCTGATTATTTTGATGAGTTTATTGTTTTACAAACGGAAATCTCGCTTATTAGGTAATTAA
- a CDS encoding 2Fe-2S iron-sulfur cluster-binding protein yields MDNIINIQVEDRDGTTRTVEVPTDINLSLMEILKASEYDILATCGGMALCATCHVEVLAGSENLSEPEDQELDMLDTLPDLTDHSRLACQLRLNNNNEGLRVKIRGSLQ; encoded by the coding sequence ATGGACAATATCATTAATATTCAAGTAGAAGACCGCGACGGAACGACGAGAACTGTTGAAGTACCAACAGATATTAATTTAAGTTTAATGGAAATCTTGAAGGCTTCCGAATATGATATTTTGGCAACATGTGGCGGAATGGCGCTTTGTGCTACTTGCCACGTTGAGGTTCTTGCAGGCAGTGAGAACCTGTCGGAACCAGAAGATCAAGAACTTGACATGCTCGATACATTGCCAGATTTAACAGATCATAGTCGTTTAGCATGTCAGCTTCGTTTAAACAATAATAATGAGGGTTTAAGGGTGAAAATACGAGGGAGTTTACAGTAA
- the rodA gene encoding rod shape-determining protein RodA — MNSLQEKSFFGRIDWITILLWFSLCLIGWFNIHAAVYDPENPGLFNLATNYGKQSIYIFTALIIGICILIIDSRFFMSSAPIIYFIVVLLLIAVLIVGRNVGGNQAWIPLGSFRLQPSEFGKLATCLTLAYYLSNQTNKNPNMKTLFVGACIVLFPVALVMLQPDTGSALAFFSLVFVFYREGYLSTGFLIIGGLAIFLFVMALLVNQWIIIGCIALICGFFAFTMRKKRKYVINMAILFAASSVYVLCVDFAYEKILQPHQRNRIDIILGKMDDPKGQGYNLNQSKIAIGSGQLFGKGYLQGTQTKYNFVPEQSTDFIFCTVGEEWGFVGSVVLIAIYLTLLLRIVNIAERQRTAFARIYAYGVASILFFHFFINIGMTIGIVPVIGIPLPFISYGGSSLWSFTILLFILLRFDSSRKGTVGI, encoded by the coding sequence ATGAATAGTTTGCAAGAAAAAAGCTTTTTCGGTCGTATTGATTGGATTACCATATTGCTTTGGTTTTCACTTTGTCTTATCGGTTGGTTTAATATTCATGCAGCAGTTTATGATCCTGAAAATCCAGGATTATTTAATCTCGCAACGAATTACGGAAAACAATCAATCTATATATTCACGGCATTGATTATTGGGATTTGTATTCTGATTATTGATTCCCGCTTTTTTATGTCTTCTGCACCGATTATCTATTTTATAGTAGTCTTGCTTTTGATTGCCGTATTAATTGTTGGTAGAAATGTCGGAGGTAATCAAGCTTGGATTCCTTTAGGTAGCTTTCGTTTACAACCCTCAGAGTTCGGAAAGTTAGCCACTTGTTTAACGCTTGCCTATTATTTAAGCAATCAGACAAATAAGAATCCCAACATGAAGACTTTATTTGTCGGGGCATGTATCGTATTATTCCCTGTTGCGCTAGTTATGTTGCAACCCGACACAGGTTCAGCGCTAGCATTCTTTTCATTGGTATTTGTGTTCTATAGAGAAGGTTATTTAAGCACAGGATTTCTTATTATAGGAGGCTTGGCGATATTCTTATTCGTTATGGCCTTACTTGTTAACCAATGGATTATTATTGGCTGTATTGCTTTAATTTGCGGCTTCTTCGCCTTTACCATGCGTAAGAAGAGAAAGTATGTGATCAATATGGCAATCCTATTTGCGGCATCCTCTGTCTACGTATTGTGCGTTGACTTTGCTTACGAGAAAATATTACAACCTCACCAAAGAAACCGCATCGATATCATCTTAGGCAAAATGGATGATCCGAAAGGTCAAGGATATAATCTAAACCAATCGAAGATTGCTATAGGCTCTGGACAACTTTTTGGAAAAGGATATCTACAAGGAACGCAAACGAAGTATAACTTCGTTCCCGAGCAAAGTACCGATTTTATCTTTTGTACTGTTGGCGAGGAATGGGGATTTGTAGGATCTGTGGTGCTGATCGCGATTTACCTAACGCTATTACTGCGAATTGTGAATATTGCTGAACGGCAGCGAACGGCATTTGCGAGGATATACGCATACGGTGTCGCCTCTATCCTATTCTTCCACTTCTTTATCAATATTGGTATGACCATCGGGATTGTACCTGTAATCGGGATTCCATTACCTTTTATCAGTTATGGAGGATCTTCTTTATGGTCATTCACCATTCTATTGTTTATTCTATTAAGATTTGATTCTTCTAGAAAAGGAACCGTTGGGATTTAA
- a CDS encoding rod shape-determining protein, translated as MGLFNWFTQEVAIDLGTANTLIIHNDKVVVDEPSIVAFDRTTNKVIAIGRQAMQMEGKTHDNIKTVRPLRDGVIADFTAAEHLIRGMVKLVNNGKSWFFPSLRMVVCIPSGITEVEKRAVRDSAEIAGAKEVYLIHEPMAAAVGIGIDVEEPVGNMIIDIGGGTTEIAVIALSGIVCDQSIRVAGDNFDSDIVQYIRRQHNIMIGDRTAEKIKIEVGAALPELTDPPEDFAVQGRDLMTGIPKQITVSYTEIAHCLDKSISKIEEAILKALEITPPELSADIYQTGIYLTGGGALLRGLDKRIQAKTKLPVHVAEDPLRAVVRGTGIALKNIGRFKFLMQ; from the coding sequence ATGGGGCTTTTTAATTGGTTTACGCAAGAAGTTGCAATAGACTTGGGTACAGCTAACACCCTAATCATTCACAATGATAAAGTAGTAGTTGATGAACCTTCTATTGTTGCCTTCGACCGCACGACAAACAAAGTGATTGCGATTGGTCGTCAGGCTATGCAAATGGAAGGTAAAACGCACGACAATATAAAAACAGTTAGACCATTACGCGACGGTGTGATTGCAGATTTTACAGCTGCTGAGCACTTGATTCGTGGTATGGTTAAACTTGTTAATAATGGAAAAAGTTGGTTCTTCCCATCTTTAAGAATGGTGGTTTGTATCCCTTCTGGTATAACCGAAGTGGAGAAACGTGCTGTTCGCGACTCTGCAGAAATTGCAGGCGCTAAGGAAGTCTACTTAATTCATGAGCCCATGGCTGCTGCTGTAGGTATCGGAATTGACGTTGAGGAACCTGTAGGAAATATGATTATTGATATCGGTGGTGGTACTACAGAAATTGCTGTAATCGCATTATCAGGTATTGTTTGTGATCAATCCATTCGCGTTGCTGGAGATAACTTCGACTCAGATATCGTGCAATACATTCGTCGCCAACATAATATTATGATCGGTGACCGTACGGCAGAGAAAATTAAGATTGAAGTAGGTGCCGCACTTCCTGAACTCACAGATCCACCAGAGGATTTCGCTGTTCAAGGCCGTGACTTAATGACCGGTATCCCGAAACAGATTACTGTGTCTTATACAGAGATTGCCCACTGTCTAGACAAGTCAATCTCGAAAATTGAAGAAGCAATTCTAAAAGCATTAGAAATCACTCCTCCAGAACTATCAGCAGATATTTATCAAACTGGTATTTACCTTACTGGTGGCGGTGCATTGCTAAGAGGATTAGACAAACGTATTCAAGCAAAAACTAAGTTACCAGTACATGTTGCTGAAGATCCACTTCGCGCAGTTGTAAGAGGTACAGGTATTGCGTTGAAAAATATTGGACGCTTCAAGTTCTTAATGCAGTAA
- a CDS encoding DNA polymerase/3'-5' exonuclease PolX gives MTNKDIAKVFKLCGQLMELHNENPFRTKAMASAAFRIDKLPFAASGSNLEELSEQPNIGKSTAEKIMQVITSGTFPDLDKLLDKTPEGIVEMLKIKGLGPKKIQIIWKDLEIESVGELYYACNENRLVEAKGFGLKTQEDIKKAIEFSIANQGWFLFAKVLQSANAIKSTLTETLKSFQVEFTGDFRRKAEVLQYVELITDAPEGVVNEAVTAIDNELVINTGEGFISFQDENSTAFKIYLSSAVDFAKNLLLTTGSKAHLEKLKTVGEIPSLANEEEIYKALGLAFIPSELREGGSEIDQAKNNTLPNLIKYSDLKGSLHNHSTYSDGVHTLKEMAQYLRDELKMEYLGICDHSKTAVYANGLGIDRLAQQWAEIDILNQEMAPFKIFKGIESDILSDGSLDYPDEILAKFDFVVASIHSNLKMDEEKATARLIKAIENPYTTILGHPTGRLLLSRAGYPLDFKKVIDACAANRVVIEINANPLRLDLDWRWHQYALEKGVLLSINPDAHRKEGFLDMEFGVYVARKGGLSADKCLNAFNLDQITNYFTQQKQIV, from the coding sequence ATGACAAATAAAGACATAGCTAAAGTTTTCAAACTGTGCGGGCAACTAATGGAACTACACAATGAGAATCCTTTTCGAACTAAAGCTATGGCAAGTGCTGCCTTTCGAATCGACAAATTACCGTTTGCTGCTAGCGGATCCAATTTAGAAGAACTGAGTGAACAACCTAATATCGGTAAGAGTACGGCAGAAAAAATTATGCAGGTGATTACGAGTGGTACTTTCCCGGACCTCGATAAGTTATTGGACAAAACGCCAGAAGGCATTGTCGAAATGTTAAAAATTAAAGGTTTAGGACCAAAGAAGATTCAAATTATCTGGAAGGATCTAGAAATAGAATCAGTTGGCGAACTATACTATGCTTGTAATGAGAATAGATTAGTTGAAGCGAAAGGATTTGGTCTAAAAACCCAAGAAGATATCAAAAAAGCAATCGAGTTTTCGATTGCAAATCAAGGTTGGTTCTTATTCGCCAAAGTTTTACAATCTGCGAATGCGATTAAAAGTACACTAACGGAAACTTTGAAATCCTTTCAAGTTGAATTCACTGGTGATTTTCGCAGAAAAGCAGAAGTACTCCAATATGTAGAATTAATAACCGATGCGCCAGAAGGCGTTGTGAACGAAGCGGTCACTGCGATTGACAATGAATTAGTGATTAACACAGGCGAAGGATTTATCAGCTTTCAAGATGAAAATAGCACAGCCTTCAAAATATATTTAAGTAGCGCTGTAGATTTCGCTAAAAACCTCCTCCTTACGACAGGTTCGAAAGCACATCTTGAAAAGTTGAAAACAGTTGGTGAAATTCCTTCTTTAGCTAACGAAGAGGAGATCTACAAAGCTTTAGGTTTAGCCTTTATCCCGTCTGAACTACGAGAAGGAGGTTCTGAAATTGATCAAGCAAAGAATAATACACTACCGAACTTAATTAAGTATAGCGATTTAAAAGGATCTCTCCATAACCACTCGACCTACAGTGATGGTGTCCATACGTTGAAGGAAATGGCTCAATATTTACGTGATGAGTTGAAAATGGAATATCTAGGCATTTGCGATCACTCCAAGACGGCAGTTTATGCGAATGGTTTGGGTATAGATCGCTTAGCACAGCAATGGGCCGAAATTGACATCCTTAATCAGGAAATGGCGCCATTTAAGATATTTAAAGGGATTGAATCAGATATCCTGTCGGACGGCTCTTTGGACTATCCTGATGAAATCTTAGCGAAGTTTGATTTCGTTGTTGCTTCAATCCATAGTAATTTGAAAATGGATGAGGAAAAAGCAACTGCTCGATTAATTAAGGCTATTGAGAATCCTTACACGACGATCTTAGGTCATCCAACGGGCAGATTACTACTTTCGCGCGCAGGGTACCCACTAGACTTTAAAAAGGTGATTGATGCCTGTGCGGCAAATCGTGTAGTCATTGAGATTAATGCCAACCCGTTACGTTTAGACCTCGACTGGAGATGGCATCAGTATGCACTTGAAAAAGGTGTGTTGCTATCTATCAATCCCGATGCGCACCGCAAAGAAGGTTTCCTAGACATGGAATTTGGCGTGTATGTAGCTAGAAAAGGTGGCCTCTCAGCCGACAAATGTCTAAATGCATTCAATTTAGATCAAATCACTAATTATTTTACGCAGCAAAAGCAAATCGTTTAA
- the mreC gene encoding rod shape-determining protein MreC — translation MKNLWLFLVRYNAFFWFVLFFTVALILVVQNNRYQRSSFVNSSNVVVGSFYDKLNSWKSYLALDEANKNLAQENALLRQQLQNYILKDTLDSVQLQDSIEENRYQFVMGEVVNNSIHQKSNFITINKGALDGVQKGLGVITSNGVVGIVLNVSPHFSTIQSLLHPDTRISVTLDTTNVFGALVWGNNVDPRFAMVKDIPNHVKVKKGQKIYTSGFSLFPKGIEIGTVSETGIQSGESFLDVRIQLRTNFSNLNHVYVVKDLLEDEKKQLQVLTEDNNG, via the coding sequence ATGAAAAACCTTTGGCTTTTCTTGGTTAGATACAATGCCTTCTTTTGGTTTGTTCTCTTCTTTACTGTTGCTTTAATCTTAGTTGTTCAAAATAACCGCTATCAGCGTTCATCTTTTGTAAATTCTTCAAATGTGGTCGTAGGATCCTTTTACGACAAATTAAATTCATGGAAGAGTTATTTAGCACTAGATGAAGCGAACAAAAACTTAGCGCAAGAGAACGCTTTATTACGTCAGCAATTACAGAATTACATTTTAAAAGATACGCTGGATTCGGTACAACTTCAAGACTCCATTGAAGAGAATCGTTATCAATTCGTCATGGGCGAAGTGGTCAACAATAGTATTCATCAAAAAAGTAATTTCATCACCATCAATAAAGGTGCTTTAGATGGCGTCCAAAAAGGATTGGGCGTGATTACATCAAATGGTGTTGTGGGCATTGTGTTAAATGTCTCCCCTCACTTTAGTACCATTCAGTCCCTACTTCACCCAGACACCCGCATTTCGGTAACATTAGATACAACGAATGTTTTCGGTGCTTTGGTTTGGGGGAATAATGTAGACCCTCGCTTTGCAATGGTTAAAGATATCCCCAACCATGTGAAGGTCAAAAAAGGTCAGAAGATTTACACCTCGGGCTTTTCGCTATTCCCGAAAGGCATTGAGATCGGGACAGTTTCAGAAACTGGAATTCAATCCGGTGAAAGCTTCTTGGATGTTCGCATTCAGCTGCGCACAAACTTTAGCAATCTGAACCATGTCTATGTGGTGAAGGATTTATTAGAGGATGAGAAAAAACAATTACAAGTGTTGACGGAAGATAACAATGGGTAA
- the mrdA gene encoding penicillin-binding protein 2, with translation MNNSFFNRKFVVQGIFITIALVIVARLFYLQIIDDRYLLSANNNVMRKVIVYPARGVILDRDGQVLVQNEPVYDIMVTPREAKDIDTLLLCDLLGIDTTDFNTRMQKARAHSPYRASQFMKQVNATTFAKFQEHLYKFRGFYYQNRTVRSYPDSIAAQFLGYIQEVNERDIEKSEGFYRPGDYIGASGVERAYEDLLRGKRGVKNQMVDALNRPKGSFMEGKYDTVAVTGDGLVSSLDKDLQVLAEKMMKNKLGSVVAIEPSTGEILTFVSSPSYNPNMMVGRDLGNNYMKLLNDESKPMFIRPIQASYPPGSVFKVVAALTGQQAGVINEQSVFYCPGGYRYGGGRAIMRCTHVDGATGLVKSIKMSCNTYYGYVYAKMIDSRGMSGPKAYDLWREALGKFGLGHRLGIDLPGEKPGLVPTSDFYTKRYGNGSWRSGYNISLSIGQGELGITPLQMANIMAIVANRGFYYRPHLIKGIGEKQIIKEEFTEKISAGVDPRYYEPVIEGMSQAVNQGGTGAASRIAGIEMCGKTGTVQNPHGENHAVFFAFAPRHNPKIAIAVFVENAGYGGTWAAPIASMLVEKYLKDTITLPKYIQDRVYNANLLPKPKKPKEADVKKDTTKNAKDSTKNKPVSAPLKSAANDPKKEKSAVLVHHSQVRRTHE, from the coding sequence ATGAACAATAGTTTCTTCAACCGTAAATTCGTCGTTCAAGGTATCTTCATAACCATCGCGCTGGTTATAGTTGCTAGACTTTTCTATCTACAAATTATTGATGATCGCTATTTGCTTTCAGCAAATAATAATGTCATGCGTAAAGTGATAGTCTATCCTGCTCGAGGTGTTATTTTAGACCGCGACGGTCAGGTCTTGGTTCAGAATGAACCGGTCTATGACATCATGGTAACTCCTCGCGAAGCCAAAGACATAGATACACTTCTACTATGCGATTTACTTGGCATTGATACAACCGACTTTAACACGCGTATGCAGAAAGCTCGGGCGCATTCGCCGTATCGTGCTTCACAGTTTATGAAACAGGTAAACGCGACTACCTTTGCTAAGTTTCAAGAACATCTTTATAAGTTTAGGGGATTTTATTATCAAAATAGAACCGTCCGCAGCTATCCGGATAGCATTGCTGCACAATTTTTAGGGTATATTCAGGAAGTTAATGAGCGTGATATTGAAAAGTCCGAAGGATTCTATCGTCCTGGAGACTATATTGGCGCTTCTGGTGTAGAAAGAGCTTATGAAGACTTACTTCGTGGTAAGCGTGGCGTTAAGAACCAAATGGTTGATGCACTAAATAGACCCAAAGGTAGCTTCATGGAAGGCAAGTATGATACTGTCGCCGTTACAGGTGATGGATTAGTCTCATCATTAGACAAAGATCTGCAAGTTTTAGCGGAGAAAATGATGAAGAACAAGCTTGGCTCTGTAGTAGCCATCGAACCATCAACCGGAGAAATACTAACGTTCGTAAGTAGCCCAAGTTATAATCCAAACATGATGGTTGGGCGCGATCTAGGCAATAACTACATGAAGTTATTGAATGATGAGAGCAAACCTATGTTTATACGACCGATACAGGCATCGTATCCTCCGGGATCGGTATTTAAGGTTGTTGCTGCACTGACAGGTCAACAGGCTGGCGTTATCAATGAACAATCAGTATTCTATTGTCCAGGTGGTTATCGTTACGGTGGCGGAAGAGCTATCATGCGCTGTACCCACGTGGATGGTGCAACGGGCTTAGTGAAATCCATTAAGATGTCGTGTAATACGTACTACGGATATGTTTATGCTAAAATGATCGACTCTAGAGGTATGAGTGGTCCAAAAGCTTACGATTTATGGCGTGAGGCCTTGGGTAAATTTGGGCTTGGGCATCGTTTAGGAATTGATTTACCTGGTGAGAAACCGGGGCTCGTACCGACTTCAGACTTCTATACTAAGCGCTATGGCAATGGTAGTTGGCGTTCGGGTTATAATATCTCTTTGTCAATTGGACAAGGAGAACTCGGTATTACGCCGCTGCAGATGGCTAATATAATGGCAATTGTCGCGAACCGCGGCTTCTATTACCGTCCGCATTTGATTAAAGGGATTGGTGAGAAACAAATTATTAAAGAAGAGTTTACTGAAAAGATCTCTGCAGGAGTCGATCCCAGATATTACGAGCCTGTTATTGAAGGAATGAGTCAAGCCGTTAACCAAGGTGGTACTGGTGCAGCTTCTCGTATCGCGGGAATCGAAATGTGCGGAAAAACAGGTACTGTTCAGAATCCACATGGAGAAAACCATGCTGTATTCTTTGCCTTTGCTCCCCGACATAATCCCAAGATAGCGATTGCTGTTTTTGTTGAGAATGCAGGATATGGTGGCACATGGGCGGCGCCAATAGCCTCCATGCTTGTTGAGAAGTATTTAAAAGATACGATTACCCTTCCTAAGTACATACAGGACCGTGTATACAATGCCAACCTTCTGCCGAAGCCTAAAAAACCGAAAGAAGCAGATGTTAAAAAGGACACCACTAAAAACGCTAAAGACAGCACGAAGAATAAACCAGTTTCAGCACCTTTAAAATCGGCTGCTAATGATCCGAAGAAAGAAAAAAGTGCCGTATTAGTACATCATAGCCAAGTGAGAAGAACACATGAATAG
- a CDS encoding NAD(P)/FAD-dependent oxidoreductase, with the protein MLLNRSERNFPRVIVIGAGFGGVEVARQLKNKEVEVLLIDRNNYHTFQPLMYQVATGTLASDSISFPIRKMFKNQKNFRFRLADVLHIDTANKIVQTSVADYDYDYLVVATGATSNFFGNKEVEKYALPMKNIVEALNIRSYLLQNLEEAVLRKNASDRERYLNFVVVGGGPTGVELSGAIAEYQQHMLKIDYPELSTYEMKVHLVEGTGKILGALSEKSSRDAEHYLKELGVNIVLNTTVNGYDGNTVTLSSGEQIPTKTVIWGAGVMGQMPSGLKEEIIQRGNRIQIDEQCRVEGENDIYAIGDVSALITEENPRGLPGVAPVAQQQGKYVAQHIVNTLNKQSTDNFKYFDKGSMATVGRSRAVVDLGNFHMKGFLAWATWMFVHLVSIFGFRNRLVTFVNWTIKFLTKNSGIRLIIHRYNRPEPSKPVVPISEQQK; encoded by the coding sequence ATGTTATTAAATCGTTCTGAAAGAAACTTTCCAAGAGTTATCGTTATTGGAGCTGGGTTCGGTGGTGTGGAAGTTGCACGCCAATTGAAGAACAAAGAAGTGGAGGTCTTACTCATCGACCGTAATAACTACCACACTTTTCAGCCCTTAATGTACCAAGTTGCGACCGGGACATTAGCTTCAGATTCTATATCCTTCCCTATTCGGAAAATGTTTAAGAATCAAAAGAACTTTCGTTTTCGTTTAGCGGATGTACTTCATATTGATACAGCAAATAAAATCGTACAGACTTCTGTTGCAGATTATGATTACGATTATTTGGTTGTGGCGACTGGAGCGACATCAAACTTCTTTGGAAATAAGGAGGTTGAAAAATATGCTTTACCAATGAAGAATATTGTTGAAGCGCTAAACATCCGTAGTTACTTGTTACAGAATCTAGAAGAAGCAGTTTTACGCAAGAATGCTTCCGACAGAGAGCGTTATTTGAATTTTGTTGTAGTTGGTGGCGGACCAACAGGCGTCGAGCTTTCTGGAGCAATCGCTGAATACCAACAACACATGCTTAAGATCGATTATCCTGAATTGTCTACTTACGAAATGAAAGTTCATTTAGTAGAGGGTACTGGAAAAATCTTAGGAGCTTTGTCCGAAAAATCATCCCGCGATGCTGAACACTATTTGAAAGAATTAGGTGTAAATATCGTTTTAAACACAACGGTAAACGGCTATGACGGAAACACCGTAACCTTATCTTCGGGTGAGCAAATTCCGACAAAGACGGTAATTTGGGGTGCTGGGGTTATGGGACAAATGCCATCAGGTCTTAAGGAAGAAATTATTCAACGTGGTAACCGTATCCAGATTGATGAACAATGTCGCGTTGAAGGTGAAAATGACATCTATGCGATCGGTGACGTATCAGCATTGATTACTGAAGAGAATCCAAGAGGCTTACCTGGTGTTGCACCGGTAGCACAGCAACAAGGTAAATATGTTGCACAACATATCGTCAACACGCTAAATAAACAAAGTACAGATAACTTCAAGTATTTTGACAAAGGATCTATGGCAACTGTTGGACGTTCAAGAGCTGTCGTTGACCTAGGGAACTTTCACATGAAAGGATTCTTGGCTTGGGCAACTTGGATGTTTGTTCACTTAGTGTCGATATTCGGATTCAGAAACCGACTGGTTACTTTTGTAAACTGGACAATCAAGTTCTTAACAAAGAATTCAGGTATCCGATTAATTATCCACCGATATAATCGTCCTGAACCGAGTAAACCGGTTGTACCTATTTCTGAACAACAAAAATAG